The Cyanobacteria bacterium GSL.Bin1 genome includes a region encoding these proteins:
- a CDS encoding photosystem II D2 protein (photosystem q(a) protein), giving the protein MTIAVGRAQQQRGVFDLVDDWLKRDRFVFIGWSGLLLFP; this is encoded by the coding sequence ATGACTATTGCAGTAGGACGCGCCCAACAACAAAGAGGAGTCTTCGACCTCGTCGATGACTGGCTCAAGCGCGACAGATTTGTCTTTATTGGCTGGTCGGGTTTACTGCTATTCCCTTG